The following is a genomic window from Malus sylvestris chromosome 12, drMalSylv7.2, whole genome shotgun sequence.
TCTTACTCTCTGAAATTATACCTAAACAATTTCTTGCATGCCTCGTTAGCGCTATCCCGATGAAAAGAAGACGAAGACGACCAAGGAAAACTTATGGTATAATGCTGTACAGAAGAAAGcaaagtgagacatggttactTGGCACTGTAGAACAGACGAGGCGACCAAAGGAAAGCATGTGGTAAGATTAAGAACCTTGAAAAGAGCATCGGCAAATGAAAATCTGGAACGTTGATTCCGCATTCGACACATCCAAGTAGTTGACATCAACTGCAACTTCCCCAAAATCATCTGACGACGAATGAAAGATTGTTTTTCGTAATCTTCTGGAACTTGGCATTTCATAAGTTAAATCTTCGCACCTTCGCATGTAGCCCTTGCGTATTTACATATTCGGTTATGAGATATCGATATATGATTCCGTCTGGAAGGGCATCCAGCGCTACAAGAACACCTGAAAATCAACAAGCGGCATTACATAACTGTATGATAACCACTGAAGCTAATTTCTTTAAACTGGTTAGGTGAAGTTACCTGGTGCTGTCCAAGCTTTAGTTGAATTGCTTGGAAATGGAGCCAGCCAGACGATGTATGGCGAGTTCATTGAATCGTAATAAGTCACATTTGACCCTAAAAGAGGTAATATTACCCGCATAACCGCTTATCCATTGGGTaagcctaaacggttatacttaTACCCATAATCGTTTATAAACGATTAATCATACTCATATCTgcgtacccatttaaccataactgTGTATCCGTTTAACTGTAATCGTATACCCGTTTATTCGTTCGCCCCTTTTCCAGCCGTTTACCCTGTTTAGTTGTTAAAGTTGTGTAGTTTACTTAAACTTGCCATAAAGCTATGCCATTTTCCTTCTGCTACCTCCATTTCTTCCTCCCTTAAAAGCTCTCTCACTTTGTATTTCTCTCTATCTCAACCGACCACTTCGGTTTCTGCTGATTCCGTCACTTTCCCGAGAAAAACCGGGAAAGGAAAATCCGTTTCAGAATGCTGCCGAGGCTGAACGGTTGTGTTTTGTTGGACGACAGGGAGGACATAACTCTTGTTTCCTGGACTACAACCTCCGCCGCGGCTGCCCCCAACATCACCGAGAACAAAACGAGATGGGTTTCTCTGTCCACCTTCAAAtctagggaattttaacgaaaagcccgcaTGACtctttactttaacgaaaaatcatatttttataccaaaaagtcaaacctgatactattcactttaccatttattttgtcattatcgttaaaacttaaagttttcaagctattttcattaattttccttcaaATCTATGTTGGAGGTTGAAGATGACTGGTACATGGCGGCAAATAATAGCATCCAGGGACATTCCGATGTAAAATACAACTTAAAATAAACGGTAAatggataaccgtttataaCCACAGGTAATATCTATAACTaccaatttaaattttatgggtAAATAGCTCATAACCGTAACCATGAGTTTTAAATGGGTGGATAACCGTGGTTATTCGTGCCTATGGTTactttgcccatccctagtggCTAGTGTCAGTTGTAGTGGTAGATTTTGTTAGTTCATTCTATTTTCAATGCATTTGAGTATCATAATACATGATTGACCTATTTATAATCAACATAATTATTGTCGGTGTATTGTTAACATTTCGATTCCACGAGTGCCCACCCTTATCAACACGATTTCTTAGGTACTTCAAAGTGTATTGTTGTCCATACAAATTTCTCCGGCACTATACAATTTTTTGCTACATTACAAATAAGATGTTGGCCACTAACATGCAGGGGACTGGTCTTGGTCGTCAATAATTTGAGAGCTCCACACAAGCTTCAACGGTTAGAATAAGTCTATGGATATACACGAATCACCTTAAAGTAATCTCCTTAGGCAGGGTGTTTATAAAATTGTTTTACGACAGGGTTAGAAGTGCTCTTCTGACAACCAAAAAGGAGTCTTGTTCGCTATTATAGATCATTGCTCTTTAAAAAATTTTGTAAGTGAAGCAAAGTTCATAAAGAGAGGGAAAAAACACAATGGAGATCACACGGCATGATGAAGATGAAGTGTACAAGGCATCACGGACTGGGGGTGTAGAATACttaaatattttgattaaaaatgACCCAGAAATTCTAAGGAGAATATCTCTGCAGGCTGGCGAAACCGGAAAGCCCTTGCACGTTTCAGCTTTGCTCGGCCACGCTGAATTTACCAAAGCCCTTTGCACTCACAATCCCAAACTTGCAGAGCGGGTGGATGCCGACAGACGCACGCCCCTGCACTTGGCTTCTGCCGAGGGCCACAAGGACACGGTCGAAGCTTTGTTATCTGTGTATGCTGATGCGTGCTTGCATTTTGATGAAAATGGAAGAATCCCACTTCACTATGCAGCCATGAGAGGAGAAGTTGAGGTGCTCCAGAAGTTGATTGATAAGAATCCTGAGTCCATTTATGTCAAAGTTGAAAACGGATCGAAAGAAACAGTTTTGCACTTGTGTATTAAACACAACCAGTTAGAGTGCTTGAAAGTGTTGATTACAAGAGACGACAACAATGGTGAGTTCCTCAACTCAAGAACCGGCTGTGATGGTGGTGTGATCATCCTGCACTTAGCATTGATGCTAAGGCAAATTAAGGTACGTATATATATTTCCATTTTCTATATTGGATATTCTTAGGTTTTTaccatattaattaatatatgttcacgtgtaaattttcttttgtttgttcccCTTTATATATAGTTTATGGGGATAAAGAAATTTTTTCGTCTTAATTTAATATCTAAAATCATAATTCTGTGAcacttttatatgtttattaAGGTTGCGGTAGAATCTCCGTTAATGACATAGCACCTACGAGTGGCACAtgtcaaaaataattaaaaaaaaactaaaatattaaaaaaattaaaaactaagtTATCTGATCAACATTGAGCCTCTATCTCCCTCCCTTCGACTGCACATGGGGCGGCAGTGGAATGAATCCACTCCCTTTTTGTGCTGCATATGGGTTCACTTCCCTGTCCATCTGCGTCTCAAAAAATTGCAAGAAGTATTAGCAGTAGAATCGTTACCGGTCATCGATTCGGCGTCTTCCGCCGTCACCAACTCCGAATCCGAAGACAACCCATCGTCGCCATGGCCTAATCCAAAAACCTCAGTTGGCTGGCCGGCCGGCGGAAAGCTTAGTCTCGAATGGGTTAGGAAcctcatgtttgttttttatgggCATCTCGAAATCTGGACCCGACCGAATTACCAGACGTGTTTCCCGTAGAGGTTTCGATAGCTTGGTCCTCTGCACATCCAAGATCCTCCACAAAGAAGCCAACGTCGATCAGTTAGGCCTGGAATCTGCCGTGGTGGTCGTTGGAGACCTTCATGGTCAGCTGCACGacctcctttttcttttaaatgatCTTTACCCTTTTAGGTTTTTAGGTTTTtaggttttcagttttttattttttattattttattatttattatttattatttttaaaatttttaactttCATGTGGGCTTATATTGACACGTGGCGCTTATTCATTGTCAACATGAGCCCCATGTCGTTCTAATGAAAAACTTAACGTGTCTCTGAAAGAGTCCCATAATTATAACTTTAATTAAGTACcaaactagaaaaaaaaattgatgtataaAATGTTAAAAAGCAAGAAAATGTTGAATTGGTGACCAAGTGGTCAAAAAAATTTCGCTGCAtgtaagaaaaaaatgaaagacatAATGATATGAGAACATCATTATAAGGAGACAAATGATTATGTTTCCTTTTACTTTGGCTTTTTTCAAAAGTAGAAAATTCAGCTTTTGTCCCCTCACTTGTTGCCTTTGAAATGAGAGAAATGGAACGAGAGTTGAAAAAGGTGCAAAAAATAGAAAGCATTTATGATTGTAGTTGTAGAGTGCACCAGAAAAAcagagaagaaaaaatagaagtgcTATGGCCCCtctttgaagagaagaagaaaatgctcctctctttggttagtaatcatccaTCAAGgtaattgttgttgtaatagctttaagctttgtatagagaagaaattaatcactatatttcttgatatatttgtttctttggtgtgtgagagctattggttgtattggggtttttgggttgtgagCTTGCCAATACTTTGTAAACTCCTATTTGGTTGATaatggattattgggtgagctcctactgctccgatgacgtactccagttatactgactgttgaggaacctcgttaaaatcttggtgttcttttatattttgttcttgcatttcatttgatatattttctgtgggttagcttgagttggttccaacgggtttggtgctatcctagcacaacataaAATACAGAATAGTAAATTGAGATTAACCCAAATTTATGTGTGCGTTTCTATTGTTTGTTCCCCTAGGAGCATAATTTCCACCAAATTAATAAACTGTATGTATTATTTACAGACTATACGTTACCTGCTTTCCGTTGATGCTATAAGAGCAGAAGCAATTGGAATGAATGGGATGTCTCTGACCATGTTAGATATCTTAGAGTACAGCAGCATTGCAAGAGAGGACTTTAGCAGAAGCTTAGAAATTCAACAGATTCTGATAGACGCCGGATTAATCAGAagagaaaatgatgaaaatgataAGCCTAACTCAGATGTTGACCCTGCTGCTGTTGTATCACCAAAtccaagaagggtaaagaagaaagagaagcttCACAAACAAGGAGCATCATCGGAAAAGGGATCAAAGCCAGCAAGGCGGTGGGGGATAAAATTGATGAAATGGTTGAGATATCCGGGTGATTGGTTGGTCGAGACACGTGGCATGCTGATGGTTGTGGCTACGATGATCTCGACCATGACTTTTCAAGCCGTAGTTAACCCACCTGGTGGTGTTTGGCAAAATGATGTTACCAACTCTACCGAAGCTGGTTGCACTGCAGAGAATATATGTACTGCTGGAACTGCAGTGTTAGGCTACGTTTGGGAAGACGACTTCGTCACTTTCATTAAATACAATACCACCTCGTTCCTTGCTTCTTTGTGTGTCACACTTTTGCTCATTAGTGGATTTCCTCTCCACAATCGGTTGTGCATGTGGCTCTTATCGATGTCCATGTGCGTCACCCTTACATTCCTGGCACTCACCTACCTACAAGTGCTGCTCTTGATCATCCCTGTTAACGGCATTTTCGATTCATATAGAATCATTTGCAAGAATTGCTTTTATACTTGGGTTGCGTTCCTGGTCATAGTCGGTGTACTTCACACTATTCGGTTTCTCATTTGGGTGGTGAAGAGGTTGCGGCCTCAATACTTCAGGACAAAATCAGGTCTCAAGAACATGATCGCCACTGGCTCCTTTTCATGTAACGATCCAATGCGTTTTCAAGAGATTGATTTACAACCAGTGTGATTACTCCACCGCGGTGTGTGTGCTTGAGAGAATAATTAACTAGGCGAGACACCCTGTATGCATGTTGCAATTAGGGCTGGGGTAATGAACTAGGTCAATGACGCTTTCTGATCTCTACTGGGTTGGTAATTCAAGAGTGTCGCTTAGTTATGGTAAATAATCCATCTGCTATGTAAATTAGAAGTGTTTGTTGTCTTTGATGCAGGATGGTAGCTACTTAGAGAAGGAATATTGTCTAAGGAAATAATATCTCTTAAGGTTTAGAAATTAATattgtaatttgattttgattgtatttctgatttgtagagatttttAATTGTCTGGTACACACGCTTGTATATATATTGTGCTATGAATGGAATTATTATTTCTAAATGGTAttaacctaaatttttttctctctccttctcccatggcaacggcttcctctctctcttccgcTCCATCTCTTCCTTCCGGACCTAATGTGGCTCACTTTTTCAAGCTTACAAAGATCAATTTTCTCAATTGGACGTGTCAGATGCGTCCCTTTTTTTATTGATCATGATCTTTTTTCTCATGTTAATGGCTCATCCTCTGCGCCTGACCCCAAACTTCCTGCTGTACAGTATGAGAGAGGGACAAGCAGTCACTAACCAACTTGAAAACATCCCATAATTTCGCACTCATCAAGATCTTATTATTTTTCACTTTCTTGATGTTTTGCTTTTGGCTTCTGAAGATCACATGGGGAAGTGATGGTCCCCTCTATTTGTACATTCCTCTCTGCAATTATGACGGTTGGAGACCTGGTGCCATCACACTCTACCGAGGGTGAGAGACTCGCATGAAATGAGTATCAATGTCTCAAATTCATCACGTAATAGTTCTTCATTACTAATCTAAACAATTTAGTTTAAAGAATCCCACAAGGCAATGTAGCAATACATTGAAATTCTGTTCTTTGGGTCACTtgataaccaataaattatggTCATCCATCCTTGAATTTGATATTAAGGGTTGATATTAAAACATTAAACGTACGCTCATTTATTATCCACCATGAATAACCCAAAGGTAAGTAACCATACATTCTTTTTAGTCACTTGATGACTTATTGAACATTTCTACTAGTAGGATATACATTCTTTTTAGTCACTTGATGACTTATTGAACATTTCTACTAGTAGGATAGGTTAAATTCTTACCCTTATAGGATTACAACTAtaataggatattaactactaaagggaataatcaagatatccctagatatactatacaatcacattcataatctaataagACTGCAACACTTCCTCTTGACTATGTaaatacttaaacaaaactTCGCATCAGGTATTTAGTAGATGAGCtagaacagttgatgaagtcgtggGCACAACGggtgaatgcgagtctcaaatttaaaggaaagtaTGCATTGATAGTAAAACTCAtaaaaacctcgctatggtaaaacctaaggtaggtaaaaactcatagactaaggagaaaagtgagaagtatgcataatgtctaaaacaaacttcaaataggacaaaagtagtgaactcaacggagtatgatcattCCATGAagggtgcctcatcaaaacctcgttaggtagcaaaaatccagtgggaaaaattcctaattgtaggaaaaaagtacattaagatcaagtgagtatgcttctgcatactccccctaagttagatataacttccaaataagagaactacaagcaattcaacttagaaaatttacgcataccgattccttggacgagcttctgaaaagtagacttgggcaatgacttagTAAAGAGATCGGCCAGATTATCCTAagaacggatttgcttgacttcaatgttctgatgttgttattgctggtgagaataaaagaaTTTCAGCGCTATGTTCTTGGTGTTGTCTCTCTTGATGTATCCCTTTTTTAACTACTcaatacatgctgcattgtcttcacaGATGGTCGTAGGAAGGTTGACGACGGAAGTAAGACCATTAGTGCTTCAAATATGTTCCATGActactctcaaccaaaagcactcaTATGATGCCTCATGCAGagcgagaatctcagcatgaTTCGAAGAAGTCGAACTCTCGTTACTTGCACAATGGTAAAATGCTGCACTTTTAAGGGATTTCTTACTACACAAGCAAGTAAACCAAAAGCGTTGAAAGCAGGGTACTATTGAAATGACTGCTTTAAAATAGTAGTACACCAACAGCAGCAAAGTCGGGTTGCATGCCTCGCAATCTGCTCCTGGAAGAAATTAAAGCAATCTCTTGCGTAAACTCGGATCTTATTTTCTGAAATATACCAAAACAATTTCTTGCATGCCTCGCTAGAGCTATCCCGATGAAAAGAAGACGACCAAGGAAAACTTATAGTATAATGCTGTACAGAACAAAGCAAAGTGAGACACGGTTACTTGGTACTGTAGAACAGACAAGGCGACCAAAGGAAAGCATGTGGTAAGATTAAGAACCTTGAAAAGAGCATCGGCAAATGAAAATCTGGAACGTTGATTCCGCATTCGACACATCCAAGTAGTT
Proteins encoded in this region:
- the LOC126594466 gene encoding ankyrin repeat-containing protein ITN1-like, translating into MEITRHDEDEVYKASRTGGVEYLNILIKNDPEILRRISLQAGETGKPLHVSALLGHAEFTKALCTHNPKLAERVDADRRTPLHLASAEGHKDTVEALLSVYADACLHFDENGRIPLHYAAMRGEVEVLQKLIDKNPESIYVKVENGSKETVLHLCIKHNQLECLKVLITRDDNNGEFLNSRTGCDGGVIILHLALMLRQIKTIRYLLSVDAIRAEAIGMNGMSLTMLDILEYSSIAREDFSRSLEIQQILIDAGLIRRENDENDKPNSDVDPAAVVSPNPRRVKKKEKLHKQGASSEKGSKPARRWGIKLMKWLRYPGDWLVETRGMLMVVATMISTMTFQAVVNPPGGVWQNDVTNSTEAGCTAENICTAGTAVLGYVWEDDFVTFIKYNTTSFLASLCVTLLLISGFPLHNRLCMWLLSMSMCVTLTFLALTYLQVLLLIIPVNGIFDSYRIICKNCFYTWVAFLVIVGVLHTIRFLIWVVKRLRPQYFRTKSGLKNMIATGSFSCNDPMRFQEIDLQPV